The following proteins are encoded in a genomic region of Gossypium hirsutum isolate 1008001.06 chromosome D05, Gossypium_hirsutum_v2.1, whole genome shotgun sequence:
- the LOC107903122 gene encoding transcription repressor OFP7 has translation MAIRCFKLKFSCIIPYFQFCRSKKPSKLPETSVSFLSTVNPKASDVGYSDLSFPAPPPSTPDYSFVKRHLSPKVASVDCGCRAARSCRSRYSTTPDVSFESTQLQVMAKARNSKLQWRTYEASVSGKSNGKYKVNRKEKKKAKMATVSSTDSGCFSFSSELGEETQTLISNSRSFSDDSSFELDQSMADDEDSPMEIKIRNKKKMKRLRSKKHKGLSTENKNPPWRGSIESPRTAEEKVAESVVVVKKSEDPYEDFKRSMLEMIMEKQMFEAKELEQLLQCFLSLNSKEYHGIIVEAFTEIWEALFCEK, from the coding sequence ATGGCTATACGTTGTTTCAAGCTTAAATTTTCTTGTATTATACCATATTTTCAATTCTGTCGATCAAAGAAACCTTCCAAGTTGCCGGAGACTTCTGTTTCGTTCCTATCTACGGTGAATCCTAAAGCATCTGACGTTGGATATTCGGACCTGAGCTTCCCTGCGCCGCCGCCGTCGACGCCGGACTACTCTTTCGTCAAACGCCATTTGTCACCCAAGGTAGCTTCAGTTGACTGCGGGTGCCGAGCAGCAAGATCATGCAGAAGTCGATATTCAACCACTCCAGATGTTAGCTTTGAGTCAACTCAATTGCAGGTAATGGCCAAAGCTCGTAATTCTAAGCTTCAATGGAGAACTTATGAAGCGTCGGTTTCTGGTAAGAGCAATGGGAAATACAAGGTCAATAGGAAGGAAAAGAAGAAGGCGAAAATGGCGACTGTTTCGTCAACTGACAGTGGATGCTTCAGTTTCAGTAGCGAATTAGGTGAGGAGACCcaaaccctaatttctaattCGAGAAGCTTCTCTGATGATTCATCTTTTGAGTTGGATCAATCAATGGCTGATGATGAAGACTCTCCCATGGAAATCAAAATCAGGaacaagaagaagatgaagagattAAGGTCAAAGAAACACAAAGGATTGTCAACAGAGAATAAAAATCCACCATGGAGAGGTTCAATAGAATCGCCGAGGACGGCGGAAGAGAAGGTGGCGGAGAGCGTTGTGGTGGTGAAGAAATCGGAAGATCCATATGAAGACTTCAAGAGGTCGATGCTGGAGATGATAATGGAGAAACAGATGTTTGAAGCGAAAGAACTGGAGCAGCTTTTGCAGTGTTTTCTTTCATTGAATTCGAAGGAATATCATGGAATCATAGTGGAGGCTTTCACTGAGATTTGGGAAGCATTATTCTGTGAGAAATAA